A genomic window from Acidimicrobiales bacterium includes:
- a CDS encoding WhiB family transcriptional regulator, with translation MLAEWIEAGLEGEEGPAVDWAAARCRDGAGSLTGLFFSEQIDDIAAAKAICAACPVREPCLEGAVARREPWGVWGGQLFLNGKILAFKRRRGRPPKNAPAQLTA, from the coding sequence ATGCTCGCCGAGTGGATCGAAGCAGGGTTGGAGGGCGAGGAGGGGCCCGCAGTCGACTGGGCCGCGGCCCGGTGCCGCGACGGTGCCGGGTCGTTGACGGGCCTGTTCTTCTCGGAGCAGATCGACGACATCGCTGCGGCCAAGGCGATCTGCGCCGCCTGCCCCGTGCGAGAGCCCTGCCTCGAGGGCGCAGTCGCGCGGCGCGAGCCGTGGGGTGTGTGGGGCGGCCAGCTGTTCCTGAACGGGAAGATCCTCGCCTTCAAGCGCAGGCGGGGGCGTCCCCCGAAGAACGCGCCCGCCCAGCTGACGGCCTGA